One Phycisphaerae bacterium genomic window, TCCATGTACAACGCGATGCTGTTCTTGAACGGAAGCGCGTCGATGACGTGCCAGCGGTTGTTGGTCACGAACCCGCGCGTGCCCGGGCCGTCATTGCGGGGCTGCCCGCAGTAGGCGTGGAAGAATATGTCGGGAGAAGACCACGCGTAATTGTAGTAGTCCTCTGAGCCGGTACCGAAGGTCGAAGGCCGGACATCGTCATCGACGAAGATCTTCTCGTCACCTTCGCCCCACCATCCGCCGCCCGGCGTTGGGATCTCGGTCGGGTTGAGCAGCAGAGACGCTGTTCCCACGTACACGCCGCCGCCGCGGGCAATCAAGAACGGCAGATCCTGCACCGCGTCACCGGCCCCGACGAGATCGTGGTTGACCCGCCAGCGGGCGCGGAAGTGCATCGAGGTCTTATCGTTCCACTCGTAGTCCATGGGCAACACTGAGCCGCTGATCGATGCCGCCTGCTGTCCGAGGTTTTGGAGGACAATCCGCATGGACTTGGCAAAGGGCATCATAAACCGGCTGGTCATGGTGCCGTCGGCCTCAACGGTGAAAGGAACGGAATCGTATGGGTTGATTCCCGGCCCGGCCCCGAAGAAGTCACCCACCGGTGATTGGACCTGTCCCCAGGGGTAGTCATCACAGATGACGTGCATGACTGTTTGGCGCAGAGCGCGGTCGATATCCTTGGCACTCAGCTTCAGCGTCAGCCGCTCGACGGCCTGGGGGCCTTTCAGCTTGAGGACCTCTCTCACCTCGCCGGGCGCCAGATCGGCCTTGATCTCGACCGGGGCGGCGGTCGAGGCGTACTTCCAGTTGGCCGCCGGGGCCGCCAGCACCTTGCCGATCTCGCGGATCTCGTTGGCGTACTTTTTCACGTCCTGCGGACCGAAGGTCACCACGTTGGCCGTCGGTTCGTACAGGCGAATCTGAATCTGATAGAAGTGGATCTCATTCACGTTGCCGACCCAGATGATCCGGCATTGTTTGGCGAACGGCATCGGCGCGTAGCCGGCCCGATTCTGCTGAAAGCTGTTGCGATAGAAATCAGGATCGATGCCGGCTTCCTTGCTGAACGGCTCGTACGGTCGATACAGAAACTCCTCGGCCGGGCCGTCGAAGAGAGGCTTGTCCATGTCGTCCAGGAACAGACGGATGTTGCCCCTGATCGCGGCCGTCCAGGTGCGGACGATCGCCCCGGGGCCCTTCACGTCGCAGAT contains:
- a CDS encoding DUF2961 domain-containing protein, with the protein product MTRRYVWMWLFISAALVSAAQAESITTGSLLREMIDLHKLADFPSPAYKTVQFSSYDHRSKVPGGPEWFANSDGFGREPVPNFEAVIREPADGKPGEYLICDVKGPGAIVRTWTAAIRGNIRLFLDDMDKPLFDGPAEEFLYRPYEPFSKEAGIDPDFYRNSFQQNRAGYAPMPFAKQCRIIWVGNVNEIHFYQIQIRLYEPTANVVTFGPQDVKKYANEIREIGKVLAAPAANWKYASTAAPVEIKADLAPGEVREVLKLKGPQAVERLTLKLSAKDIDRALRQTVMHVICDDYPWGQVQSPVGDFFGAGPGINPYDSVPFTVEADGTMTSRFMMPFAKSMRIVLQNLGQQAASISGSVLPMDYEWNDKTSMHFRARWRVNHDLVGAGDAVQDLPFLIARGGGVYVGTASLLLNPTEIPTPGGGWWGEGDEKIFVDDDVRPSTFGTGSEDYYNYAWSSPDIFFHAYCGQPRNDGPGTRGFVTNNRWHVIDALPFKNSIALYMELFHHERTPGISYARVGYHYARPGLIDDHVPITGEDVRSLDLPPNWQPASRGGANNSVYHQAESLVHSPRAKLADGNLYAGGKVLQWEPASKGDELVLTFPIAEAGRYALHLAAALNGESGRISVHMGDKSIMGGEKGVIDLCAPGRQMLREFSTGPMDLPKGDLKLTVRYEGPSEKCGGSTVGLDYLRVQRR